The window AATGGAAAAGTGAATGTTACCATGAAAGGTTACCGTATTCAGGCCTACCTGGATAAGGACAAAAACAAGGTTAACCAACTTAGAGCCCAATACCTGTCGGCCCATTCTGAGCAACCCGCATACATCGATTTTCTTGCACCTAATTTCAGATTGCGCATTGGAGATTTCAGAACCAAATTAGATGCGTCAGCTTATCTGGAGCAGATAAAAGTCATTTTCCCGGATGCTATTATTGTAATGGACGATATCGAATTGCCCAAATACTA is drawn from Flavobacteriales bacterium and contains these coding sequences:
- a CDS encoding SPOR domain-containing protein; amino-acid sequence: MQKVIALILLVFSFSNLLAQEEDNDWKLYKPVGQTTKDSIVKPGNASFQLPSTGKQGKVTVQKDNRIDGLTEFVGTPQNGKVNVTMKGYRIQAYLDKDKNKVNQLRAQYLSAHSEQPAYIDFLAPNFRLRIGDFRTKLDASAYLEQIKVIFPDAIIVMDDIELPKY